From a region of the Globicephala melas chromosome 19, mGloMel1.2, whole genome shotgun sequence genome:
- the CHST6 gene encoding carbohydrate sulfotransferase 6 encodes MWLRRISSTAVTALLLAQTGLLLFLVSRPRPPSPVGGEERVHVLVLSSWRSGSSFVGQLFSQHPNVFYLMEPAWHVWAALSQGSAVALHMAVRDLVRSVFLCDMDVFDAYLPWRRNLSDLFQWAESRALCSPPACSAFPRGAISSEAVCKPLCARRPFGLAQEACRTYSHVVLKEVRFFNLQVLYPLLSDPALNLRIVHLVRDPRAVLRSREQTAKALARDNGIVLGTNGKWVEADPDLRVVREVCRSHVRIAEAAMRKPPPSLRGRYRLVRFEDLARAPLPEIRALYAFAGLSLTPQLEAWIHNITHGVGPGARREAFKTTSRDALNVSQAWRHTLPFAKIRRVQELCAGALQLLGYRPVFSEDEQRDLTLDLMLPRGPSSFSWASSTAEHSGP; translated from the coding sequence ATGTGGCTGCGGCGCATCTCCAGCACCGCGGTGACCGCGCTCCTGCTGGCGCAGACTGGCCTCCTGCTCTTCCTAGTCTCCCGGCCCAGGCCGCCGTCCCCGGTGGGTGGCGAGGAGAGGGTGCACGTGCTGGTGCTGTCCTCGTGGCGCTCGGGCTCGTCCTTCGTGGGCCAGCTCTTCAGCCAGCACCCCAATGTCTTCTATCTGATGGAGCCTGCGTGGCACGTGTGGGCCGCTTTGTCGCAGGGCAGCGCGGTGGCGCTACACATGGCGGTGCGCGATCTGGTGCGCTCCGTCTTCCTGTGCGACATGGATGTGTTCGACGCCTACCTGCCGTGGCGGCGCAACCTGTCGGACCTCTTCCAGTGGGCGGAGAGCCGCGCGCTGTGCTCGCCGCCCGCCTGCAGCGCCTTCCCGCGCGGCGCCATCAGCAGCGAGGCAGTGTGCAAGCCGCTGTGCGCGCGACGGCCCTTCGGCCTGGCCCAGGAGGCCTGCCGCACCTACAGCCACGTGGTGCTCAAGGAGGTGCGCTTCTTCAACCTGCAGGTGCTCTACCCGCTGCTCAGCGACCCGGCGCTCAACCTGCGCATCGTGCACCTGGTGCGCGACCCGCGGGCTGTGCTGCGCTCGCGCGAGCAGACGGCCAAGGCACTGGCCCGTGACAACGGCATCGTGTTGGGCACCAACGGCAAGTGGGTGGAGGCCGACCCGGACCTGCGTGTGGTGCGCGAGGTGTGCCGCAGCCACGTGCGCATCGCCGAGGCCGCCATGCGCAAGCCACCGCCCTCCCTGCGCGGCCGCTACCGCCTGGTGCGCTTCGAGGACCTGGCACGGGCGCCTCTGCCCGAGATCCGCGCGCTCTACGCCTTCGCAGGCCTGAGCCTCACGCCGCAGCTCGAGGCCTGGATCCACAACATCACCCACGGGGTCGGGCCAGGCGCCCGCCGTGAGGCCTTCAAGACTACGTCCAGGGATGCGCTCAACGTCTCGCAGGCCTGGCGCCACACGCTGCCCTTTGCCAAGATCCGCCGCGTGCAGGAGCTGTGTGCGGGTGCACTGCAGCTGCTGGGCTACCGGCCAGTGTTCTCTGAGGACGAGCAGCGCGACCTCACCCTGGACCTCATGCTGCCGCGCGGCCCGAGCAGCTTTAGCTGGGCATCGTCCACTGCCGAGCACTCCGGGCCGTAG